From one Thermodesulfobacteriota bacterium genomic stretch:
- a CDS encoding antibiotic biosynthesis monooxygenase family protein — protein sequence MVAKILIRRRFKVGKKKEIFALFKKLRSAALSQPGYISGETLLEHNDPQHMLVITTWENIESWHTWINSSKRKEFDAMMEIYQDGPTEYEEYLLGASLLE from the coding sequence ATGGTTGCTAAGATTTTAATCAGAAGACGCTTTAAAGTAGGGAAAAAAAAAGAAATATTTGCTTTGTTTAAAAAATTGCGCTCTGCAGCCTTGAGTCAGCCGGGATATATTTCCGGTGAGACCCTGCTGGAACATAACGACCCTCAGCATATGCTGGTGATCACCACGTGGGAAAATATTGAAAGCTGGCATACCTGGATAAACAGTAGTAAAAGAAAAGAATTTGATGCGATGATGGAAATTTATCAAGATGGACCCACCGAATACGAAGAGTATCTTTTAGGGGCGTCCCTTCTTGAATGA
- a CDS encoding sodium ion-translocating decarboxylase subunit beta, whose protein sequence is MELLIQFLTNTGYYLADYRNIIMLVVGSIFIYLGTAKQFEPLLLVPIGFGILVGNVPFFKGFGLGIYEPNSVLHYLYFGVTTGCYPSIIFLGLGSMTDFSSLLARPKLMLLGAAAQMGIFFTLLSALALGFLPKEAGSIAIIGGADGPTSIFLTAKLAPHLIGPVAIAAYSYMALIPVIQPPIMRLLTTRKERLIHMSEPREVSKKELVIFPVVGMILCCFLAPASIPLLGTFFFGNFMKECGVTKRLVQTARTAIIDIATIFLGFTVGASTQGDVFLTGKSVGIFCLGAIAFSIATASGVIFAKIMNLFLKDKINPLLGAAGVSAVPGSAREVHLVGQHEDPTNYLLMHAMACNSSGVIGSAICAGILWSFLV, encoded by the coding sequence ATGGAACTTCTAATTCAATTCTTAACAAATACAGGCTATTATCTTGCAGATTATCGCAACATAATCATGTTGGTGGTGGGGTCTATATTTATCTATTTGGGCACAGCCAAGCAATTTGAACCTCTTCTTCTCGTACCCATTGGCTTCGGTATTCTCGTGGGTAATGTACCCTTTTTTAAAGGTTTTGGACTGGGTATATATGAACCGAATAGTGTTTTACATTATTTGTATTTTGGAGTTACCACCGGATGTTACCCGTCTATTATTTTTCTTGGGCTTGGGTCAATGACCGATTTTTCCTCTTTGCTTGCGCGCCCCAAACTGATGCTTTTGGGAGCGGCTGCTCAAATGGGTATATTTTTTACTCTGTTGAGTGCCCTTGCGCTTGGGTTTTTGCCCAAGGAAGCCGGATCCATCGCAATTATCGGTGGCGCTGACGGGCCCACATCCATATTCCTTACGGCAAAACTGGCACCGCATCTTATCGGACCGGTTGCCATCGCTGCATATTCCTACATGGCACTGATACCGGTCATTCAGCCTCCCATCATGAGGTTGCTGACCACCCGTAAGGAAAGGCTGATCCACATGTCGGAACCGCGCGAGGTGTCCAAGAAGGAACTGGTCATTTTTCCTGTCGTCGGTATGATCCTTTGCTGTTTTCTGGCTCCGGCCTCTATCCCTCTGCTGGGAACATTCTTTTTTGGAAATTTTATGAAAGAGTGCGGTGTAACCAAACGCCTGGTTCAAACTGCACGCACAGCCATTATCGATATTGCCACCATTTTCCTTGGATTCACCGTTGGAGCGAGCACCCAGGGGGATGTGTTTTTGACCGGAAAATCGGTTGGTATTTTTTGCCTAGGCGCCATTGCGTTCAGTATAGCCACTGCATCAGGGGTTATATTTGCCAAGATAATGAATCTCTTCCTTAAAGATAAAATCAATCCTTTATTGGGTGCTGCCGGTGTGTCAGCCGTACCCGGATCCGCCCGGGAAGTTCACCTGGTCGGACAACATGAAGATCCTACCAATTATCTTTTGATGCATGCCATGGCATGTAACTCTTCCGGTGTGATCGGTTCCGCAATATGCGCCGGTATTTTGTGGAGTTTTCTGGTATAA
- a CDS encoding DHH family phosphoesterase, whose translation MSTSASEKLRRFYDQFSSNDHVLILINADPDAIACAMAVKRLLWRKTAGVTLSNINVIKRPDNLAMIRLLGVSLVHVDEIDENAFSRIVMVDSQPDHHQSFARFRHDVIIDHHPDTGVDAPFTDIRPNYGAATSILTEYLRTAKIKPSAKLATGLFLGIKADTDNFKRQTQIEDVRAFQYLFKYANIHLARKIEQAELRLDFLKYFKTALQTRRMRKGKVFVHLGAVANPDVCVLVADFFMRVDSVTWSIISGTYEKKLVVIFRNDGIRKNAGTVAQKAFGFIGSAGGHKSMARAEMPVVEIKEYTDYKDEKKLLRWIISRIERKAG comes from the coding sequence ATGTCTACTTCCGCATCTGAAAAATTGCGCCGTTTTTATGATCAGTTTTCCAGCAATGACCATGTGCTAATCTTGATTAATGCTGATCCGGACGCCATTGCATGTGCCATGGCGGTGAAAAGGCTGCTGTGGAGAAAAACAGCCGGTGTAACCCTATCCAATATCAATGTGATCAAGAGGCCGGATAACTTAGCCATGATACGCCTGTTGGGAGTAAGCCTTGTTCATGTGGATGAAATTGATGAAAATGCGTTTAGTCGAATAGTGATGGTGGATTCTCAACCGGATCATCACCAATCCTTCGCAAGATTCAGACACGATGTGATTATAGACCATCATCCGGATACCGGGGTTGATGCACCTTTTACCGATATCCGCCCCAATTACGGCGCTGCTACCAGCATATTGACCGAATACCTTCGTACCGCGAAAATCAAGCCTTCAGCCAAACTGGCAACCGGCCTGTTTCTCGGCATTAAAGCAGATACGGATAATTTTAAACGGCAAACGCAAATTGAAGATGTCAGGGCATTTCAATATCTTTTTAAATATGCCAATATCCACCTTGCCAGAAAGATCGAACAGGCGGAACTGAGGCTTGATTTTCTTAAATATTTTAAGACCGCCCTGCAGACCAGGCGCATGCGCAAAGGCAAGGTCTTCGTCCACCTAGGGGCTGTGGCCAACCCTGATGTTTGTGTGCTTGTGGCTGATTTTTTTATGAGGGTTGATTCAGTCACATGGAGCATTATCTCAGGTACCTATGAAAAGAAACTGGTGGTCATCTTTAGAAATGACGGTATCAGGAAAAATGCAGGCACCGTGGCACAAAAAGCTTTCGGCTTTATCGGTTCAGCCGGCGGTCATAAAAGTATGGCCCGTGCCGAGATGCCTGTGGTCGAAATAAAGGAGTACACCGATTACAAAGATGAAAAAAAACTGCTCAGGTGGATCATAAGCAGGATTGAAAGAAAGGCTGGGTAA
- a CDS encoding MBL fold metallo-hydrolase, with translation MESTEITVTILGSGTCVPSLKRSACSVLLDINGSKLLFDSGPGTMRRLLETGTTISDISFIFYSHLHPDHTGELVNFLFATKYPDENSRTIPLTIIAGHGFSTFYKKLKNIYGNWIELSPGLLTILELDNTSPDSIGFDHFTVKSIPVEHTEESIAYRVNTVRGKSVVYSGDTDFNENLITLAKKADLLICESAMPDELKVTGHLTPSLSGEIATRANVGKLVLTHFYPECDHTDIKKQCRKTWSGPLVLAEDLMNIDFI, from the coding sequence ATGGAATCAACTGAAATAACCGTTACCATTCTCGGTTCCGGGACGTGTGTTCCATCACTTAAGCGAAGCGCCTGTTCCGTTCTCCTTGACATTAACGGGTCAAAGCTGCTGTTCGATTCAGGACCGGGCACCATGAGAAGGCTCCTTGAAACCGGAACAACCATATCCGACATCTCTTTTATATTTTACAGTCACCTGCACCCGGATCACACCGGAGAGCTGGTTAACTTTTTGTTTGCCACCAAATATCCGGATGAAAACAGCCGAACCATTCCATTAACGATCATCGCAGGACACGGCTTTTCCACCTTTTATAAAAAGCTTAAAAACATTTATGGGAACTGGATAGAGCTTTCTCCGGGTCTGCTAACCATACTTGAGCTGGACAACACCTCCCCTGATTCGATTGGTTTCGATCACTTTACCGTAAAATCAATCCCGGTTGAACACACTGAGGAAAGTATCGCATACAGGGTAAACACCGTGAGGGGAAAATCCGTGGTCTATTCAGGTGATACGGATTTTAATGAAAATCTGATTACACTCGCCAAAAAGGCGGATCTGCTTATCTGTGAATCTGCCATGCCCGATGAATTAAAGGTCACGGGCCACCTGACCCCTTCCCTGTCCGGTGAAATTGCCACCCGGGCAAATGTCGGCAAGCTGGTTCTCACCCATTTTTATCCCGAATGCGACCACACCGATATTAAAAAACAATGCCGCAAAACCTGGTCCGGTCCACTTGTGCTGGCAGAGGACCTG